A genomic stretch from Setaria italica strain Yugu1 chromosome VII, Setaria_italica_v2.0, whole genome shotgun sequence includes:
- the LOC101754941 gene encoding probable purine permease 11 — protein sequence MLMLLCGEAMAPLLTRLYFNSGGGSMWMATLAQSAGWPLLLVPLLLTPAAAAAVAAEEPQPAAAGKVAAVCVGLGLLIGFENLMYSYAMLYLPVSTFSLVAATQLAFSAVTSRLINARRLTALVLNSVVVLTFSAALLAMGSSDSDGGGAGASGSKKRALGFVMTLSAAAVHALILSLFEATFEKVIKASTLRWVLTVEISTNAVATAVAAAALLASGQWRAIPGEAAAFEHGAAAYVATLAGVAVAWEAASLGTVRLIARASSLFANVTGTLDVPLVPVLAVAMFGDRMTGIKVVAMLMAVWGFLSYVYQHYLDDRRAAKRKGRSQAQAVVPALDDVASQRLLERTCVIQLSK from the coding sequence ATGCTGATGCTGCTCTGCGGGGAGGCCATGGCGCCCCTCCTCACCCGCCTCTACTTCAACTCCGGGGGCGGCAGCATGTGGATGGCCACGCTCGCGCAGTCCGCCGGCTGGCCGCTGCTGCTCGTCCCGCTCCTCctcacgccggcggcggcggcggcggtggcggccgaggAGCCCcagcccgcggcggcgggcaaggtggcGGCCGTCTGCGTCGGCCTCGGGCTCCTCATCGGCTTCGAGAACCTGATGTACTCGTACGCCATGCTGTACCTGCCCGTGTCCACCTTCTCGCTCGTGGCCGCGACGCAGCTCGCCTTCAGCGCCGTCACCTCGCGCCTCATCAACGCGCGGCGCCTCACCGCGCTCGTCCTCAACTCCGTCGTCGTGCTAACCTTCtccgccgcgctgctcgccaTGGGCTCCTCCGActctgacggcggcggcgccggggcctcCGGCAGCAAGAAGCGCGCACTCGGCTTCGTCATGACCCTGTCCGCGGCCGCCGTCCACGCGCTCATCCTGTCCCTGTTCGAGGCCACCTTCGAGAAGGTGATCAAGGCGAGCACGCTGCGGTGGGTGCTGACGGTGGAGATCAGCACGAACGCGGTGgccacggcggtggcggcggcggcgctgctcgcgTCGGGGCAGTGGAGGGCGATCCCGGGGGAAGCGGCGGCATTCGAGCACGGGGCGGCGGCGTACGTGGCGACGctggcgggcgtcgccgtggcGTGGGAGGCGGCGTCGCTGGGGACGGTGCGGCTGATCGCGAGGGCGTCGTCGCTGTTCGCGAACGTGACGGGCACGCTGGACGTGCCGCTGGTGCCGGTGTTGGCGGTGGCGATGTTCGGGGACAGGATGACGGGGATCAAGGTTGTGGCCATGCTCATGGCCGTGTGGGGTTTCCTCTCGTACGTGTACCAGCACTACCTCGACGATCGTCGCGCAGCGAAGCGGAAGGGTAGAAGCCAAGCCCAAGCAGTTGTTCCGGCTCTCGACGACGTGGCCTCACAGAGGCTCTTGGAAAGGACGTGTGTGATCCAACTATCCAAGTGA